Part of the Terriglobales bacterium genome is shown below.
ACACCGCCTCCGGCTTCCGCCGTGCCCTGCGCCTGTTGCGCCAGCACGAGTTCGACGCCATCGTGGTGGACCAGTGCCTGCCGGACTCCGAATCGGAGGCCGGCGAGCTGCTGCCGGCGCTCTCCGGGGCCGCCGTGCTCATTTTCATGAACCTGGCCATCTCGAGCGTGGACCGCGTGGTGCGCGACGTGCGCGCCGCCCTCCACCGCCGCGATCAGGAGCAGCGCGTTGCCATGCAGGCCGCCGAACGCATGCTTTCGAGTGAGATCAAGGACGCCCTGACCGGCATCCTGCTCTCCTCGCAACTGGCGCTCTCGGAGCCTGCCCTGCCTCCGGGCGCCGAGGCCAAGCTGCGCTCCGTCTGCGAACTCGCCGAACAGATGCGCTCCCGCCTGGAGCACGCCCGCTAGGCGCCCACGCCCGCCGAATACCGCATCCCTATGATATCGTCCTTCCCTACTCGCTGAGCGCAGCGGTTTGACAGGAGGATTCATGGCGGCAATCAAAGTCACGGTAAAGAAGAGCGGTCCCTACCGAGTGGAAGGCGACCTCACGCAGCTCCAGCTCACCGACTCCGAGGGCAATCCCTACGACCTGACGGGCAAGCCGGGAATCTCGCTTTGCCGCTGCGGCCACTCCGCCAACAAACCCTTCTGCGACGGCTCGCACAAGACCTCCGGCTTTGTGGCCGAGGAAACCGCGCCCAAGCCGGGTGGGGCCGTTCCGCCCGCTGGCACCTAGGCCCTCTCAAGCAAACCCCAGATCCTTCGGCTCGGGTTTCCCGCGCTGAAGAAGGCGCGCGGGAGCCCTCCCTCGCTCAGGATGACAGCCTTATGGGTTGTGGCTGGCTGGTGAGCGCTGTTTGCTAGGTGCTGATTGCTGAGTGCTGACTGCTCAGTGAATCGTCCGCATCTTCCGCGACATGTAATCCATCAGCAGATACTGTCCCAGGTTGTAGGGCGTGGTGAAGTACGCCTTGCCGCGGCACATCTCCGTCACCTTCTGGACGAACTGCACCAGGCCGAAGTCCGAGGCCAGCATGAAGGTGTTGATGAGGATGCCGGCGCGCTTGCACTTCGAGACCTCCTCCAGCGTCTGGCTGA
Proteins encoded:
- a CDS encoding CDGSH iron-sulfur domain-containing protein is translated as MAAIKVTVKKSGPYRVEGDLTQLQLTDSEGNPYDLTGKPGISLCRCGHSANKPFCDGSHKTSGFVAEETAPKPGGAVPPAGT